GCCAATGATAAATACCATTTACTAATAAAGCCTGGAAGAAGTGGAATTCCTATCATAGACAAAGAGGCTATAAAAAATAAAATCAATGTATAAGGCATTTCTATACCTACGCCCTTTAATTTATCCAAATCTTTTTCTCCTGTTCCCTTAATAATATCTCCTGCACATAAAAATAGAGCAGACTTTGTTATCGCATGTCCAATTATGTGAAATATAGCTATTACAAACCCCATTTCTGTACCAAGACCTAATGAAAAGAAAATATATCCCATTTGTGCTACTGTAGAATAGGCTATGACTTTTTTGAAATTCTTTTGACCTATAGCAAATAGAGATCCAAATATCATACCAGCACATCCTAATATAAGTATTACCTTAAGTATGGAAAATTCTCTTAATAAATCCATTCCAAAAACCCTGTATAGCATTTTTATTAAAAATATTACATAACCCTTTAAAACCAATGATGATAAAAAAGCACTAGAAGTTGTTGGCGCACTAGAATGGGCATCAGGAAGCCATGTATGTAGTGGAAACATTGCACTTTTAACTCCAAGTCCCACAGTAAAAAGTCCCATGCTTATAAGTACTAAATTTTTATGATTTATGTAATTTTTCACTAATTCATTGTGCATATATGTCATATTTAGGTGACCTGTAATGGAATAAAGAAATGCTATACCCATTAATACAAGACCAGACCCTAAACAACTCATTATAAGGTATTTCATTCCTGCTTTTATATTTTCTTTTTTATCTTTTATTACAACTATTCCGCAAGAAGCTAAATTGCCTATTTCAATGAAAACAAATACATTGAATATATCGTTTGAAAAAACCATGCCTAGTAAAGAACCTACTAAAAGACTAACTAAGAAATAATAAAAAGGTACTCTCCCCCTTTTTATATCATGTTCTATACTGTATATTGAATACCAGGTTATCATTGTTGCTACAAAGGAAAATAACATTCCTATAATTAGTTCTACTAATCCTACATGAAATTCTATTCCAAAGGGAGCATTGTAATATCCTATTTTATAAAAATAATCCCCATTTATTTGTACATATTTAAAAGTAATTGCATATAATAAAAAACAAATTATAAAAGATGTAAAGCTCATTGCTTTTACTATGGAAATTTTTTTAGTTAGAATTATAATTGGTCCTAATAAAAACAATAATAAAATGCATATAAGTGGAAAACTATCTATCGGTATCATTGAGTGTCCTCCTTTTTTAATATCTCATCTAATTCTATAGTTCCATATTTTTCATATATTTTAATTGTTAAGGCTAATGCAAAGGCTGTGGTACTTACAGCTACAACTATTCCTGTAAGCATAAGAGATGTAGGAATTGGGTTTATATAGGATTCTACCCCCTTAAATTCACCTACTACAATTGGAGCTTCTTTTCCATTTATATATCCCTTTGCAATAAAGAATAAAAAAACTGCAGTATCCATTATGTTTAATCCTATAATTTTCTTTATTAAATTATTGTTTAAAAGCAGTGTTACAAAACCTACACCAAATAAAACAATAGCTGCTGTTTCATAATAATTTAAAAATAGTTTTTCCATGCTATATTTCTCCTTCTTTGAATAGACTAAATAAAAAATACATAGTTATACTTACCAATGCTCCGACTATAATATTAAGAGGAAGAATAAATCCTGCACTAATAATATTACCCTCTTTGCCTAAAGGAGGTGATGGCCAATGCATAGAACTTCCACCACTTATAAAACTATATCCCTTCATACTTCCATATAAAATAAGACCTATAGAGGCCACTTTTATAAGAGTTGAATAGCTTATTTTTCTATCCGCTTCTTTTTTACCATAAACTATCCTGTATAAAATAAAACTTACTCCTATAATAGCTCCTCCTGCAAATCCTCCACCGGGACTTAAGTGTCCATGGAATATGATGTATATACCAAATATTTGTATAAAGGGTATTATAAATTTACAGACCTCTTTTAAAATAATATCTTCTTTATGTTCCATTTAATGTTCCACGTCCTTTTTTAAAACTGCCATAACTGCTACAACGGATGTAAATAAAACACTGGCTTCTACAAAAGTGTCAAAAGCTCTATAATCTAAAATTACTCCTGTAACTATATTAGTGGCTCCAGTTTCTTTTATACTATTTTCTATGTAATATTTAGAAACCTTTCCATGAGTAGGAGGCTGACCTTTCCCAAACTCAGGTAAATCCTTTACACCTAATAATAAAATTCCAATCAATGCTACAGAAATAATGCCTGCTACTAGCTTTCTCATTTTTTTACACCCCTAACTCTATTTAAAGTTATAATAAACAGTATAGTTGTTATACCTGCACCTACTGCAGCTTCAGTAATTGCTAAATCTGGGGCATTAAGCTGTTGCCAAAGTATTGCCATAATTAAGCTATATACTGTAAATATTATAATAGCACCTAATAGATCTTTTACATATGAAACTGCAATGGAAGATGCTATTAAAAATAACAACATTGCTATGCTAAATATTTTCATTCTCTTTCACCCCGTGTTCTGTTGCCTCTGATTTATTTACACTATATTGAGCCTTTCCTATTAAGTGAGTGGCTGTAGGATTGGTTATCCATATAAATACAAGTATTAATAGTAGTTTTAATGAAGTTATTTTAAAACCATTACATATAATAAGACCTGTTAAAGTTAAAAATACACCTAAGGTATCACATTTAGCCGCACTGTGTATTCTTGTAAGTACATCTGGTAACCTTAATATTCCTATAGTTCCCACTAGAAAAAAGAAAAGACCTCCTAATATAAAAATTCCACCTATTATGGTTATTATCATTTGCTACTTCCTCCCAATTTATGTATGAAATTTGCAATAACTAATGTAGCTACAAAACTTATCATGGCATAAACTAAAGCTACATCTATAAAATAAGATTCATTTAATATAAAAGATACCAATAAAATAAGTATTATAGTTTTAGTACTTATTACATTTACAGCCACTAATCTATCTGCAGCACTTGGTCCCTTTACAGCTCTATACATGCAACCTATAATTGTAATAGATAAAAAGAGTATAGCAAAAACTAATACATTATGATTCACTTTCATCATCCTTACTCTCTTCAAATTTTAAAAGGATTTTCTCAAAATTAGAATCCTCCAAATCCTCTATATTGCTTTCTTC
This window of the Clostridium cochlearium genome carries:
- a CDS encoding complex I subunit 5 family protein codes for the protein MIPIDSFPLICILLLFLLGPIIILTKKISIVKAMSFTSFIICFLLYAITFKYVQINGDYFYKIGYYNAPFGIEFHVGLVELIIGMLFSFVATMITWYSIYSIEHDIKRGRVPFYYFLVSLLVGSLLGMVFSNDIFNVFVFIEIGNLASCGIVVIKDKKENIKAGMKYLIMSCLGSGLVLMGIAFLYSITGHLNMTYMHNELVKNYINHKNLVLISMGLFTVGLGVKSAMFPLHTWLPDAHSSAPTTSSAFLSSLVLKGYVIFLIKMLYRVFGMDLLREFSILKVILILGCAGMIFGSLFAIGQKNFKKVIAYSTVAQMGYIFFSLGLGTEMGFVIAIFHIIGHAITKSALFLCAGDIIKGTGEKDLDKLKGVGIEMPYTLILFFIASLSMIGIPLLPGFISKWYLSLASIESQRPILIAIILLSSLLNAVYYFPISINGFFGEENLKDKVYKSKNTPIVQLLPIIILVFAMIYVGVASSSIIELIKIGLV
- a CDS encoding sodium:proton antiporter, with the protein product MEKLFLNYYETAAIVLFGVGFVTLLLNNNLIKKIIGLNIMDTAVFLFFIAKGYINGKEAPIVVGEFKGVESYINPIPTSLMLTGIVVAVSTTAFALALTIKIYEKYGTIELDEILKKEDTQ
- a CDS encoding MnhB domain-containing protein codes for the protein MEHKEDIILKEVCKFIIPFIQIFGIYIIFHGHLSPGGGFAGGAIIGVSFILYRIVYGKKEADRKISYSTLIKVASIGLILYGSMKGYSFISGGSSMHWPSPPLGKEGNIISAGFILPLNIIVGALVSITMYFLFSLFKEGEI
- the mbhE gene encoding hydrogen gas-evolving membrane-bound hydrogenase subunit E; translated protein: MRKLVAGIISVALIGILLLGVKDLPEFGKGQPPTHGKVSKYYIENSIKETGATNIVTGVILDYRAFDTFVEASVLFTSVVAVMAVLKKDVEH
- a CDS encoding hydrogenase subunit MbhD domain-containing protein — its product is MKIFSIAMLLFLIASSIAVSYVKDLLGAIIIFTVYSLIMAILWQQLNAPDLAITEAAVGAGITTILFIITLNRVRGVKK
- the mnhG gene encoding monovalent cation/H(+) antiporter subunit G — translated: MIITIIGGIFILGGLFFFLVGTIGILRLPDVLTRIHSAAKCDTLGVFLTLTGLIICNGFKITSLKLLLILVFIWITNPTATHLIGKAQYSVNKSEATEHGVKENENI
- a CDS encoding monovalent cation/H+ antiporter complex subunit F; the encoded protein is MNHNVLVFAILFLSITIIGCMYRAVKGPSAADRLVAVNVISTKTIILILLVSFILNESYFIDVALVYAMISFVATLVIANFIHKLGGSSK